One part of the Chryseobacterium sp. 7 genome encodes these proteins:
- a CDS encoding NAD(P)H-dependent oxidoreductase encodes MKTLVIVTHPDIEKSVINKKWIDELKKHPEKYTVHQLYEAYPDGKINVAQEQKLMESYDRIVFQFPFYWFSSPPLLKQWLDEVVLYGWAYGSNSGFKLAGKKMSLAVTAGIDEEAYTASGVYKYTMNELFRPYELTFDYIKADYKEPFVYYGIERDSSDEWINRSVPMYLEFLDNL; translated from the coding sequence ATGAAGACCTTAGTAATTGTAACACACCCAGATATTGAAAAATCTGTGATCAATAAAAAATGGATTGACGAATTAAAAAAACACCCTGAAAAATATACTGTTCATCAATTGTATGAAGCTTATCCTGATGGAAAAATCAATGTGGCTCAAGAGCAAAAGTTAATGGAATCTTATGACAGAATTGTATTCCAGTTTCCTTTTTACTGGTTCAGCAGTCCGCCACTTTTAAAACAATGGCTGGATGAGGTGGTTTTGTATGGCTGGGCGTATGGAAGCAACAGTGGTTTCAAGCTGGCAGGAAAGAAAATGTCACTGGCCGTTACAGCAGGTATAGATGAAGAAGCCTATACAGCATCCGGAGTATATAAATACACTATGAACGAACTTTTCAGACCTTATGAACTGACTTTCGATTATATAAAAGCAGATTACAAAGAACCTTTCGTTTATTACGGAATTGAAAGAGATTCTTCTGATGAATGGATTAACAGAAGTGTTCCAATGTATCTGGAATTTTTGGATAACTTATAG
- a CDS encoding DNA-3-methyladenine glycosylase I — protein MSYCLAIEGMQPESRKELHKNYHDNYYGFPIHDDNELFGRLILEINQAGLSWETVLKKEDSFRKAYDHFDIQKIAAYTEEDRERLLSDPGIIRNKLKVNAAIENAKTIIELQKEFGSFEQWLEYHHPMTLQEWMKLFKKTFKFTGGEIVNEFLMSTGYLKGAHHETCPIHSKVLAQKPLWQKVEGK, from the coding sequence ATGAGTTATTGTTTAGCAATAGAAGGAATGCAGCCTGAAAGCAGAAAAGAACTGCACAAAAATTATCATGACAATTATTATGGATTTCCCATTCATGATGATAATGAATTGTTTGGGAGACTTATTCTTGAAATCAACCAAGCAGGACTGAGCTGGGAAACAGTTCTGAAAAAGGAAGACAGCTTCAGAAAGGCATATGATCATTTTGATATTCAGAAAATAGCAGCTTATACGGAAGAAGACCGCGAGAGATTATTGAGTGATCCGGGAATTATCAGGAATAAATTAAAGGTGAATGCTGCAATAGAAAATGCAAAAACAATCATTGAACTCCAAAAGGAATTTGGATCCTTTGAACAGTGGCTGGAATATCATCACCCAATGACTTTGCAGGAATGGATGAAGCTATTCAAAAAAACATTCAAATTCACAGGTGGAGAAATTGTCAATGAATTTCTTATGAGTACAGGATATCTGAAAGGCGCTCATCATGAAACCTGCCCGATTCACTCCAAGGTATTGGCTCAAAAACCTTTGTGGCAAAAGGTTGAGGGGAAATAG
- a CDS encoding DUF2199 domain-containing protein yields MKYICQCCGEEKEDWPAIAYNAPYFYYCLSEEELKTTELTSDLCIVKDTEDTHRFIRTVLVQEVTDDCRDLEYGIWVSLSEKNFNEYVENYDNKEFEAEYFGWLATYLPDYEFEESIPTTVVVNNSIGRPFVYHHESYEHPFVYDFHNGIIMEEAEKRINRVLNKE; encoded by the coding sequence ATGAAATATATCTGCCAATGCTGTGGAGAAGAGAAAGAAGACTGGCCTGCGATAGCTTATAACGCTCCTTATTTTTATTACTGTCTATCAGAAGAGGAATTAAAGACTACTGAACTCACTTCAGACTTATGTATTGTAAAAGATACTGAAGATACCCATAGATTTATCCGCACCGTTCTTGTACAGGAGGTTACTGATGACTGCAGAGATCTGGAATATGGAATCTGGGTATCATTGAGTGAAAAAAACTTCAATGAATATGTTGAAAACTATGACAATAAAGAATTCGAAGCAGAATATTTCGGATGGCTTGCTACTTATCTTCCGGATTATGAGTTTGAGGAAAGTATTCCTACAACTGTAGTAGTAAATAATTCTATCGGACGGCCTTTTGTTTATCATCATGAAAGCTATGAGCATCCGTTTGTATATGACTTTCATAATGGAATAATAATGGAGGAAGCAGAGAAAAGAATTAACAGGGTTTTAAATAAAGAATAG
- a CDS encoding winged helix-turn-helix transcriptional regulator, translated as MTKIKETSTNFANKKALADECPEIYASNTIGGQWALAICCYLINGKMRFGELRKKLQNITERMLTLQLRRLEEDKIITRTVYAEVPPRVEYELTEIGYKLKPIILEFEKWGNEHKELMKNNNIYNI; from the coding sequence ATGACTAAAATAAAGGAAACCTCAACCAATTTCGCCAATAAAAAAGCGCTTGCTGATGAATGTCCGGAAATTTATGCTTCTAACACCATCGGGGGACAATGGGCATTGGCAATATGCTGTTATCTGATCAACGGGAAAATGAGATTCGGGGAACTTAGAAAGAAGCTTCAGAACATTACAGAACGTATGCTTACCCTTCAGCTTCGCAGACTGGAAGAAGATAAAATCATTACCAGAACTGTATATGCAGAAGTTCCGCCAAGGGTAGAATATGAGCTTACAGAAATTGGTTACAAACTGAAACCTATTATTCTTGAGTTTGAAAAATGGGGAAATGAGCATAAAGAGCTGATGAAAAATAACAATATATATAATATTTAA